In one window of Myxococcales bacterium DNA:
- a CDS encoding cysteine desulfurase translates to MSERIYLDHNATTPLHPSVVDAMIPILRDGHGNPSSTHEEGATARRWVDRARDQVAQCLCVSPAEIVFTGGATEANNTVLLGLDGVPGKIVTTEVEHPSVVAPLEWLEKIGVEVCRLKVGSDGLIDLAALDAALETPTKLVSIIWANNETGVIQPMEQIAQRVKAAGVLLHVDATQAVGKAPVDLSRVPADFLACSAHKFNGPKGMGCLVVREGAACTSLLRGGPQERRFRGGTENVASIVGLGVAAERAREDLEARIEQYAALRDRLWKTLRDRVPDVRRNGDPESTLCNTLNVEFVGVAGDILLQSLDLEGVAVSVGAACHSGSINPSHVLTAMGRTPEQALASLRLSVGLGIDNAQVDRAAEILEIQVAKVRAAGDSPGDLASSRPGQL, encoded by the coding sequence ATGAGCGAACGAATCTATTTGGACCACAACGCCACGACGCCCCTGCATCCCAGTGTCGTCGACGCGATGATTCCGATTCTGCGCGACGGTCACGGCAATCCTTCGAGTACCCACGAAGAAGGTGCGACCGCCCGCAGATGGGTCGACCGCGCGCGCGATCAGGTGGCGCAGTGCCTCTGTGTGAGTCCCGCCGAAATCGTGTTCACCGGAGGTGCGACCGAGGCAAACAATACGGTGTTGCTCGGACTCGACGGGGTTCCGGGCAAGATCGTGACCACCGAGGTCGAACACCCTTCGGTGGTGGCTCCGCTCGAGTGGCTCGAGAAAATAGGAGTCGAAGTCTGTCGACTGAAAGTGGGGAGCGATGGGCTGATTGATCTCGCGGCCCTCGACGCCGCACTGGAGACGCCGACCAAGTTGGTTTCGATCATCTGGGCCAATAACGAAACCGGCGTGATCCAGCCGATGGAGCAGATCGCCCAACGGGTCAAAGCCGCTGGAGTCTTGCTGCATGTGGACGCGACCCAGGCTGTCGGTAAAGCACCGGTCGATCTCTCGCGGGTCCCGGCGGATTTTCTCGCCTGTTCGGCGCACAAGTTCAACGGACCCAAGGGCATGGGCTGTCTGGTGGTTCGAGAGGGCGCGGCCTGCACATCGCTGCTTCGGGGTGGCCCCCAGGAGCGTCGCTTTCGCGGGGGCACCGAGAACGTGGCCAGTATTGTGGGGCTCGGAGTTGCCGCCGAACGGGCGCGCGAGGATCTCGAAGCGCGGATCGAGCAGTACGCCGCGCTGCGCGACCGGCTGTGGAAAACGCTGCGGGACAGAGTTCCCGATGTGCGGCGCAACGGCGACCCAGAATCGACGCTCTGCAACACCCTGAATGTGGAATTTGTGGGGGTGGCGGGAGACATCCTGCTTCAGTCCCTGGATCTCGAAGGGGTCGCAGTGTCCGTGGGAGCGGCCTGTCACTCCGGCTCGATCAACCCCTCCCATGTGCTCACGGCGATGGGCCGCACGCCGGAACAGGCCCTGGCTTCTCTGCGTCTAAGCGTGGGACTGGGCATCGACAACGCGCAGGTTGACCGCGCCGCCGAGATCCTGGAGATCCAGGTTGCTAAAGTACGGGCGGCGGGCGATTCGCCCGGAGATCTGGCAAGTTCTCGCCCCGGCCAGCTTTGA
- the mnmA gene encoding tRNA 2-thiouridine(34) synthase MnmA, giving the protein MTMTSDSPDRPQRERLVVAMSGGVDSSVAAAMLAREGYEVIGVTMRLSGDASRCCSLEDADDARRVADTLGIRFFVANYARQFRKEVIETFADEYLAGRTPIPCVTCNSRFKFEHLMTRADVFGSTSVATGHYARIEHDPENARARLFRARDRRKDQSYFLFELTQDQLARARFPLGEMSKDEVRKLARELGLATADKPESQEICFVPDGDYAAVVEAVRPEAKKLEGEIVDAKGSVLARHRGIHRFTVGQRHGLGIDHANRPLYVNRIDAQTGRIIVGDREELDALTAMIDRVNWISGEPPREALRARVQIRHRHEAALAMLYVEADGRVRVEFEAPVQAVTPGQAAVFYDAEFNEEVLGGGWIGDSAA; this is encoded by the coding sequence ATGACAATGACTTCCGACAGCCCTGATCGACCGCAGCGCGAGCGACTCGTCGTCGCCATGTCGGGTGGCGTGGATTCGTCGGTGGCCGCCGCAATGCTCGCGCGAGAGGGCTACGAAGTCATTGGTGTTACGATGCGGTTGTCGGGAGATGCCTCGCGTTGTTGTTCCCTCGAGGATGCCGATGATGCGCGACGGGTGGCCGATACCCTGGGCATTCGCTTCTTCGTCGCCAACTACGCGCGACAATTTCGAAAGGAAGTCATCGAAACATTTGCCGACGAGTATCTCGCCGGACGTACGCCCATCCCGTGCGTCACCTGCAATTCCCGCTTCAAGTTCGAACATCTGATGACGAGGGCCGATGTCTTCGGCTCGACCTCGGTGGCGACGGGGCACTACGCGCGCATTGAACACGATCCCGAAAACGCTCGAGCGCGGTTGTTTCGCGCGAGGGATCGACGCAAAGACCAAAGTTACTTCCTTTTCGAACTCACTCAGGATCAACTGGCCCGGGCGCGGTTTCCGCTCGGCGAGATGAGCAAGGATGAGGTGCGAAAGTTGGCGCGAGAATTGGGCCTTGCTACGGCGGACAAACCCGAGAGCCAGGAAATCTGTTTCGTACCCGACGGGGACTACGCTGCCGTAGTCGAAGCAGTCCGGCCCGAGGCCAAGAAACTCGAGGGCGAGATCGTCGATGCCAAGGGTTCAGTCCTCGCGCGCCATCGCGGCATCCATCGATTCACCGTGGGCCAGCGCCACGGTCTGGGAATCGATCACGCGAACCGACCGCTGTACGTGAACCGCATCGATGCGCAGACGGGTCGAATCATCGTGGGGGATCGTGAAGAACTCGATGCGCTGACGGCCATGATCGATCGCGTGAACTGGATTAGCGGCGAGCCGCCCCGGGAAGCCCTGCGCGCGCGGGTGCAGATTCGCCATCGACACGAGGCGGCGCTGGCCATGTTGTACGTCGAAGCGGACGGCCGTGTTCGGGTGGAGTTCGAGGCACCCGTACAGGCCGTGACCCCGGGGCAAGCGGCGGTCTTCTACGATGCCGAGTTCAATGAAGAAGTCCTGGGCGGCGGCTGGATCGGTGACTCCGCGGCATGA
- the rnc gene encoding ribonuclease III has protein sequence MSATDSIDEGEPAWPAASDLEAVLDHKFSSISLLETALRHASYAHESNVGESNERLEFLGDSILGLVVAHALYRAHPDWSEGDLSLALQHVVEQRSLAKLALELGIGPYLRLGRTERQSAGATKPGILADAVEAILGAMYLDGGLAPVERLLHRVFESALSKDAFPLQRDAKTRFQEWVMAHTGAFPTYECTGNSDIDGDDNRFTVHVLIGDESWGEGTARSKRRAQQIAATVALERVDREAAD, from the coding sequence GTGAGCGCAACAGATTCCATTGATGAGGGTGAGCCTGCCTGGCCCGCGGCCAGCGATCTCGAAGCCGTGCTCGATCACAAATTCAGTTCCATCTCGCTGCTCGAGACGGCGCTTCGCCACGCTTCCTATGCCCATGAATCGAACGTGGGCGAGAGCAACGAGCGACTCGAGTTCCTGGGCGACTCGATCCTCGGGTTGGTGGTGGCCCACGCGCTTTACCGCGCCCATCCCGATTGGAGCGAGGGCGACCTTTCGCTGGCGTTGCAGCACGTGGTCGAGCAGCGCTCGCTTGCCAAGTTGGCCCTCGAACTGGGGATCGGGCCGTATCTTCGACTCGGGCGCACCGAAAGGCAATCGGCGGGAGCGACCAAGCCGGGCATCCTGGCGGACGCCGTCGAGGCCATCCTCGGAGCCATGTATCTGGACGGCGGACTCGCCCCGGTCGAGCGCTTGCTGCACCGGGTGTTCGAGAGCGCGCTCAGCAAGGATGCATTCCCGCTTCAGCGCGATGCGAAGACGCGCTTCCAGGAGTGGGTCATGGCTCATACTGGCGCCTTTCCCACCTACGAGTGCACGGGAAACTCCGATATCGACGGCGATGACAATCGCTTTACGGTCCACGTGCTGATCGGGGATGAAAGTTGGGGAGAGGGGACGGCGCGCAGCAAGCGGCGGGCACAGCAAATCGCCGCGACGGTTGCACTCGAACGGGTTGATCGCGAGGCAGCGGATTGA